A region of Micromonospora sp. WMMD882 DNA encodes the following proteins:
- the dcd gene encoding dCTP deaminase encodes MLLSDRDLVAEIKTGTLALEPFEAALVQPSSIDVRLDRLFRVFNNHLYTHIDPAQQQDDLTSLVEVPDGEPYVLHPGEFVLASTLEVISLGDRLAARLEGKSSLGRLGLLTHSTAGFIDPGFSGHVTLELSNVANLPITLWPGMKIGQLCIFRLSSPAEHPYGSAVYGSRYQGQRGPTPSRAWQNWRTWPTGRR; translated from the coding sequence ATGCTGCTCTCCGACCGGGACCTCGTCGCCGAGATCAAGACCGGCACGCTGGCGCTGGAGCCGTTCGAGGCCGCGCTGGTGCAGCCGTCGAGCATCGACGTACGTCTGGACCGGCTCTTCCGGGTCTTCAACAACCACCTCTACACCCACATCGACCCGGCCCAGCAGCAGGACGACCTGACCTCGCTGGTGGAGGTGCCCGACGGCGAGCCGTACGTGCTGCACCCCGGCGAGTTCGTCCTCGCCTCCACGCTGGAGGTGATCTCGCTCGGTGACCGGCTCGCCGCCCGGCTGGAGGGCAAGTCGAGCCTGGGCCGGCTGGGGCTGCTCACCCACTCCACCGCCGGGTTCATCGACCCGGGCTTCTCCGGGCACGTCACGCTGGAGCTGTCCAACGTGGCGAACCTGCCGATCACCCTCTGGCCGGGCATGAAGATCGGCCAGCTCTGCATCTTCCGGCTCTCCTCGCCGGCCGAGCACCCGTACGGCTCGGCGGTCTACGGCTCGCGCTACCAGGGGCAGCGTGGGCCGACCCCGAGCCGGGCCTGGCAGAACTGGCGCACCTGGCCGACCGGCCGGCGCTGA
- a CDS encoding zinc metalloprotease, with the protein MGPRPNLLTRRVAGVATTTLALVLSTAAVGVVPAHAAHADHADEACAEPVDTHAHSKIKLGGIAKHEPNELTPAQVREREADLAAALAERAKRPGQRQGPVANAAITIPVVVHVIQKDSTRAGGNIPDSLITAQISVLNESFSGATGGAATAFGFTLKKINRVTNPSWYPIVQGSSAERSMKSSLREGGKETLNLYLGELSDDLLGWATFPQRRLTNMDGVVALSESLPGGTATNYNQGDTGTHEVGHWLNLYHTFQGGCRGSGDSVSDTPAEASPAYQCPTGRDTCSATGLDPITNFMDYTYDSCMYQFTPEQAGRMLTAWNTYRAA; encoded by the coding sequence ATGGGACCTCGTCCCAACCTGCTGACCCGGCGTGTCGCCGGTGTCGCCACCACGACCCTCGCCCTGGTGCTCAGCACGGCGGCGGTCGGCGTCGTTCCGGCCCACGCCGCCCACGCGGACCACGCGGACGAGGCGTGCGCCGAGCCCGTCGACACCCACGCGCACTCCAAGATCAAGCTCGGCGGCATCGCCAAGCACGAGCCGAACGAGCTGACCCCGGCCCAGGTACGCGAGCGTGAGGCCGACCTGGCTGCCGCGCTGGCGGAGCGGGCCAAGCGCCCCGGGCAGCGGCAGGGGCCGGTCGCCAACGCCGCCATCACGATCCCGGTGGTGGTGCACGTGATCCAGAAGGACAGCACCCGGGCCGGCGGCAACATCCCGGACTCGCTGATCACCGCGCAGATCAGCGTGCTGAACGAGTCGTTCAGCGGGGCGACGGGCGGCGCGGCCACCGCGTTCGGCTTCACGCTGAAGAAGATCAACCGGGTCACGAACCCGTCGTGGTACCCGATCGTGCAGGGCTCCTCGGCCGAGCGGTCGATGAAGTCCTCGCTGCGTGAGGGCGGCAAGGAGACGCTGAACCTCTACCTCGGCGAGCTGAGCGACGACCTGCTCGGCTGGGCGACCTTCCCGCAGCGCCGGCTCACCAACATGGACGGCGTGGTGGCGCTGAGCGAGTCGCTGCCGGGTGGCACCGCCACCAACTACAACCAGGGCGACACCGGCACCCACGAGGTCGGCCACTGGCTGAACCTTTACCACACCTTCCAGGGTGGCTGCCGGGGCTCGGGCGACAGCGTCTCGGACACCCCGGCGGAGGCGTCGCCGGCGTACCAGTGCCCGACCGGGCGGGACACCTGCTCGGCCACCGGCCTGGACCCGATCACCAACTTCATGGACTACACCTACGACTCCTGCATGTACCAGTTCACCCCGGAGCAGGCCGGCCGCATGCTGACCGCGTGGAACACGTACCGCGCGGCCTGA
- a CDS encoding pyridoxamine 5'-phosphate oxidase family protein: MASWSEFAADEPRLADGIRVLLQQYGPGFGYLATVRADGGPRVHPVSPVITDEGLFCFVVDSPKRRDLERDGRYALHSFPPEDSDDEAYVAGHARPVTDRARVARLAEGARARPGADWRLFEFTVDVAMLARRAPADAIYLDPAHARPAVQVWLDPTASGSAAALSAGSPPAGSAPPAGHTPPADPSTPADLPGQRPGRRRHPAHRAAA; encoded by the coding sequence ATGGCTTCCTGGTCCGAGTTCGCCGCCGACGAGCCCCGCCTCGCCGACGGGATCCGCGTTCTCCTTCAGCAGTACGGCCCCGGCTTCGGCTACCTGGCCACCGTCCGGGCCGACGGCGGCCCCCGGGTCCACCCGGTCTCCCCGGTCATCACCGACGAGGGGCTGTTCTGCTTCGTGGTCGACTCGCCCAAGCGGCGTGACCTCGAACGCGACGGTCGCTACGCGCTGCACTCGTTCCCGCCGGAAGACAGCGACGACGAGGCGTACGTGGCCGGGCACGCGCGCCCGGTGACCGACCGGGCCCGGGTGGCCCGGCTGGCCGAGGGGGCGCGGGCGCGTCCGGGGGCCGACTGGCGGCTGTTCGAGTTCACCGTCGACGTGGCGATGCTGGCCCGGCGCGCGCCCGCCGACGCGATCTACCTGGACCCGGCCCACGCCCGCCCGGCGGTGCAGGTCTGGCTCGACCCGACCGCCAGCGGGTCCGCCGCCGCGCTGTCCGCCGGCTCGCCGCCCGCCGGTTCGGCGCCGCCCGCCGGCCACACGCCGCCGGCCGACCCCTCGACGCCCGCCGACCTGCCCGGTCAGCGGCCCGGCCGCCGCCGCCACCCCGCCCACCGGGCAGCCGCCTGA
- a CDS encoding RNA polymerase sigma factor gives MASGTEHEDRFRRVYAANFEPLLAYALRRVQQPEDAADVVADTFLVAWRRSRDVPPEAEARLWLYGVARRVLANHHRAGARRERLGDRLRQRLRGGAGVDPGSEVPERLTVRAALARLGELDREVLMLTFWEGLEPREAAVVLGVSAAAVRTRLSRARARLRDLVGDDPGPPGHVLDVMAARAAEEGR, from the coding sequence GTGGCTTCCGGAACCGAGCACGAGGACCGCTTCCGACGCGTCTACGCGGCCAACTTCGAGCCGCTGCTGGCGTACGCCCTGCGGCGCGTGCAGCAACCCGAGGACGCGGCCGACGTGGTCGCCGACACCTTCCTGGTCGCCTGGCGGCGCAGCCGGGACGTGCCACCCGAGGCGGAGGCGCGACTGTGGCTGTACGGGGTGGCCCGACGGGTGCTGGCCAACCACCACCGCGCCGGGGCGCGCCGGGAGCGGCTGGGTGACCGGCTGCGGCAACGGCTGCGGGGCGGTGCCGGCGTCGACCCGGGCAGCGAGGTGCCGGAACGGCTCACCGTCCGGGCCGCGCTGGCCCGGCTCGGTGAGCTGGACCGGGAGGTGCTGATGCTGACCTTCTGGGAGGGCCTGGAGCCCCGCGAGGCGGCGGTGGTGCTCGGCGTCAGCGCGGCGGCGGTCCGGACCCGGTTGTCCCGCGCCCGGGCCCGGCTGCGGGATCTCGTCGGTGACGATCCGGGACCGCCCGGACATGTACTCGACGTCATGGCCGCACGCGCCGCGGAGGAGGGCCGATGA